A window of the Virgibacillus pantothenticus genome harbors these coding sequences:
- a CDS encoding MarR family transcriptional regulator produces the protein MKEIAEIQYKSKQFMDMITVDEDLPANQLVLLVKLKISGGMKAAEIASFAGVTPGAVTAMCDKLKKAGLITRLRDKEDRRVVTIQLTTEGEKYVQKVFAKFGSSQLREMTTILHEVNQLMSKILSRI, from the coding sequence ATGAAAGAGATTGCAGAAATTCAATATAAATCAAAGCAGTTTATGGATATGATAACAGTTGATGAAGATTTACCAGCCAACCAACTGGTTTTGCTAGTGAAATTAAAAATTAGTGGAGGAATGAAAGCGGCAGAAATTGCCTCGTTTGCAGGCGTAACGCCTGGAGCAGTGACAGCAATGTGCGATAAGTTGAAAAAGGCGGGACTTATTACACGCTTGCGTGACAAAGAAGATCGTCGCGTTGTTACTATACAATTAACAACAGAAGGGGAGAAATATGTACAAAAAGTCTTTGCCAAGTTTGGATCAAGCCAACTTAGGGAAATGACAACGATTTTACACGAAGTGAATCAATTGATGAGTAAAATTTTATCCCGCATATAA
- a CDS encoding class I SAM-dependent DNA methyltransferase, whose product MGKEFLSVFDEWSTSYDETVHCEKNEYSQYFYKYDEILNLVADKAFGNVLEFGVGTGNLTLKLIDRKLQVIGVDPSRAMREIAKEKIPDIQVFDGDFDSYPDLKDIDCIVSSFAFHHLNNKDKSISASKFLTTLNTKGKILFADVVFENVESYELAVEEAKGKGHNNVYRDLTQEYYCTIPELEEIFASNGFKVEFTKCNSYVWIMEAQK is encoded by the coding sequence ATGGGAAAGGAATTTTTATCTGTATTTGATGAATGGTCAACATCATATGATGAAACAGTTCATTGTGAAAAAAATGAATATAGCCAATATTTTTATAAGTATGATGAAATACTAAATCTTGTTGCCGATAAAGCATTTGGAAATGTATTAGAATTCGGAGTTGGTACAGGTAATCTAACATTGAAGCTCATTGATAGAAAATTGCAAGTGATTGGTGTTGATCCATCTAGAGCGATGAGGGAGATAGCGAAAGAAAAAATTCCTGACATTCAAGTTTTTGATGGTGACTTTGATTCTTACCCTGATTTAAAAGACATTGATTGTATAGTAAGCAGTTTTGCATTTCATCACCTAAACAATAAAGATAAGAGTATTTCCGCTTCGAAATTTTTAACCACTCTGAATACAAAAGGGAAAATATTATTTGCTGATGTTGTATTTGAAAATGTAGAGTCATATGAACTAGCAGTTGAAGAGGCAAAGGGAAAAGGTCACAATAATGTATATAGAGATTTGACTCAGGAGTATTACTGTACAATTCCTGAATTGGAAGAGATTTTTGCTAGTAATGGATTTAAAGTGGAATTCACAAAGTGCAATAGTTATGTTTGGATAATGGAAGCTCAGAAATGA
- a CDS encoding MarR family winged helix-turn-helix transcriptional regulator produces MRYISGIIKQNGRKILHNYPITSPQFIALQWLLEEGDLTIGELSNRISLAFSTTTDLVDRMEKNELVERVRDSKDRRVVRIHVLEKGKTIIHEVIEKRQHYLGEVLENFSDDQIDQLHKLLAYLHEQMKEKEKK; encoded by the coding sequence ATGCGTTATATTTCCGGTATTATTAAGCAGAACGGACGTAAAATTCTCCATAATTATCCGATAACCTCTCCGCAGTTTATTGCATTGCAATGGCTCTTGGAAGAAGGAGATTTAACGATTGGAGAGCTATCTAATCGTATAAGCTTAGCTTTTAGCACGACTACTGATTTGGTTGATCGGATGGAAAAAAATGAACTTGTTGAACGAGTGCGCGATTCTAAAGACCGCCGAGTGGTGCGAATTCATGTTCTTGAAAAGGGGAAAACCATTATCCATGAGGTTATTGAAAAGCGACAGCATTATTTAGGAGAGGTTTTAGAAAACTTTTCGGATGACCAAATTGATCAATTGCATAAATTGCTTGCATATCTACATGAGCAAATGAAGGAAAAAGAAAAGAAATAA
- a CDS encoding IS3 family transposase, producing MLEIISGECNGYGYRKLIVILRRQYELKINKKKVYRLCKELDILRPQRRKRVSHPRKLARNHTITESNQLWEADIKYGIFMVKIDSYLFFPLLIFVMFC from the coding sequence TTGTTAGAGATTATTTCTGGAGAGTGTAACGGGTATGGCTACCGCAAATTAATTGTAATCCTTCGCCGTCAGTATGAACTAAAAATCAATAAAAAGAAGGTGTATCGTCTCTGTAAAGAACTAGATATCTTGCGCCCTCAAAGAAGGAAAAGAGTTTCACATCCTAGAAAACTGGCTCGAAATCACACGATTACTGAATCCAATCAACTTTGGGAGGCGGATATTAAATACGGTATATTCATGGTGAAGATCGATTCCTATTTGTTTTTTCCATTATTGATATTTGTGATGTTTTGTTAG
- a CDS encoding LLM class flavin-dependent oxidoreductase: MNNIEFSWFAPTSGDYEYVNSPEPMVPPSIDYIVKIAKKAESAGFNDILIPIDPRCMDPIVTASYILQETNKLNTLIAYRPGITSPQTLATMLSTLDNNKNRVKLNVVQGTPKDALMQGYRFPEPEKKAMHLQSFSRALKKLLSSEGKHAHRDDFFEYEKATVNPSFSRPPKMFIGGGLPAMKIASELYDYYLTFGDTVEKISEYVIAAKKYSEDNFNRKIKFGMGINIVARESKEEAYNDCLKLLHGVTDEQLKEMEKLYKKRKALGNRDYMDLVKKDFILEENLWLGLAQVRFGPVATIYGSYEEVANKIMDYHSVEIDYFSLTGYPYMEEVENVGKVIELIKVSVTS, encoded by the coding sequence TTGAACAATATTGAATTTAGCTGGTTTGCACCTACATCTGGTGACTATGAATACGTGAACTCCCCAGAACCTATGGTTCCGCCCAGCATTGACTACATAGTAAAGATAGCAAAAAAGGCAGAATCAGCAGGTTTTAATGATATATTAATTCCTATTGATCCTAGATGTATGGATCCTATTGTTACAGCGTCCTATATCCTTCAAGAAACAAATAAATTAAATACACTTATAGCTTATAGACCGGGTATAACTTCGCCTCAAACACTAGCAACAATGTTAAGCACTTTAGACAATAATAAAAATAGAGTAAAGTTGAATGTTGTACAAGGGACTCCTAAAGATGCACTTATGCAAGGTTATCGGTTTCCAGAGCCAGAGAAAAAGGCTATGCATTTACAAAGTTTCTCCAGAGCTTTAAAAAAACTGTTGAGTTCAGAAGGTAAGCATGCACATAGAGATGATTTTTTTGAGTATGAGAAAGCTACCGTTAATCCCAGCTTCTCTCGCCCTCCTAAAATGTTTATAGGGGGCGGATTGCCAGCCATGAAAATCGCAAGCGAACTATATGACTATTATTTAACGTTTGGAGATACAGTTGAAAAAATTAGCGAATACGTTATTGCTGCAAAAAAGTATTCCGAAGATAATTTTAACAGAAAAATTAAGTTTGGAATGGGAATTAATATAGTGGCAAGGGAAAGTAAGGAGGAAGCTTATAATGACTGTCTAAAGTTATTACACGGTGTAACTGATGAACAATTAAAAGAAATGGAAAAATTATACAAAAAACGTAAAGCGCTTGGCAATAGAGATTACATGGATCTTGTTAAGAAAGATTTCATCCTAGAGGAAAACCTATGGTTAGGATTAGCACAAGTAAGGTTTGGACCGGTTGCAACAATTTATGGTTCTTACGAAGAAGTTGCAAACAAAATAATGGATTATCACAGTGTAGAGATAGATTACTTTAGTTTAACTGGCTACCCGTATATGGAAGAGGTTGAAAATGTTGGTAAGGTAATTGAATTAATAAAAGTATCAGTGACATCATAA
- a CDS encoding sugar phosphate isomerase/epimerase family protein, whose protein sequence is MAYKCGVSGSTILTDPSKLEELFCYDFVDHIEIGEFPNQVAFEEFITIKNKHGLSFGLHSPLYRKGSKYDLLQHVHMEPEAAWIQFDKELKKMSELGAEYVLVHFPYFKAENKENTFAKIESGLARLHALQGKYNISIVCEPKLGLNRSAVNIELLHRFPVERWAKYNVKLCIDIGDYLLGTKEKTLSYISKWKDHIKVVHLHNVECKDGNYYWIPIHPTYEKDGEYYKVKKIIEELARIEDIIFVLEHTPHSNPSRKFVQEGINWLHHLVKEKQ, encoded by the coding sequence ATGGCCTATAAATGTGGTGTTTCAGGCAGTACCATATTAACAGACCCATCTAAGCTTGAAGAATTGTTTTGTTATGATTTTGTTGATCATATAGAAATTGGAGAATTTCCTAATCAAGTTGCCTTTGAAGAATTTATTACGATAAAGAATAAACACGGTTTAAGTTTTGGATTGCATTCTCCTTTATACCGTAAAGGAAGTAAATATGATCTTTTACAGCATGTTCATATGGAACCGGAAGCTGCTTGGATACAGTTTGACAAGGAACTGAAAAAGATGTCGGAGTTAGGTGCAGAATATGTATTAGTGCATTTTCCTTATTTTAAAGCAGAGAATAAAGAAAACACTTTTGCGAAAATAGAAAGCGGCTTGGCTCGGTTACATGCACTTCAAGGGAAGTATAATATTTCGATTGTTTGTGAGCCAAAGCTTGGCTTGAATCGCTCGGCTGTAAATATTGAATTATTACACCGATTCCCAGTTGAAAGATGGGCAAAATACAATGTGAAGCTATGCATAGATATTGGAGATTATTTACTAGGTACAAAAGAAAAAACATTATCCTATATTTCCAAATGGAAGGATCATATAAAAGTAGTACATCTGCATAATGTTGAATGTAAGGATGGGAACTATTATTGGATACCCATTCACCCTACATATGAGAAAGATGGGGAATATTATAAAGTTAAGAAAATTATAGAAGAGCTTGCTCGTATAGAGGATATTATTTTCGTTTTGGAGCATACGCCTCATTCCAATCCCTCCAGAAAATTTGTACAAGAAGGGATTAACTGGCTGCATCATTTAGTGAAGGAAAAACAATGA
- a CDS encoding molybdenum cofactor biosynthesis protein MoaE gives MKPFAIVTEPIEVQAYMDYVLHPAAGAVTVFTGNVREWTHGIRTLYLSYQAYIPMAEKKLAEIGSEMEANWPGIKVAIVHRIGELHISDIAVLIAVSSPHRKAAYEANEYAINRIKQIVPIWKKEIWENGEQWIGVQKKYPVNEQ, from the coding sequence ATAAAACCGTTTGCTATTGTAACAGAACCGATTGAAGTACAAGCCTATATGGATTATGTACTTCACCCTGCCGCTGGAGCGGTTACTGTATTTACTGGAAATGTTAGGGAATGGACACATGGTATCCGTACGCTTTACTTATCGTATCAAGCTTATATTCCAATGGCTGAGAAAAAATTAGCGGAAATAGGATCAGAAATGGAAGCAAATTGGCCTGGAATTAAGGTTGCAATTGTTCATCGAATCGGAGAATTACATATTTCAGACATTGCCGTTTTAATTGCTGTTTCTTCACCACATCGAAAAGCAGCTTATGAAGCGAATGAATATGCTATTAATCGAATCAAACAAATAGTCCCGATTTGGAAAAAAGAAATATGGGAAAACGGGGAACAGTGGATAGGCGTTCAGAAAAAATATCCTGTAAATGAACAATAA
- the glp gene encoding gephyrin-like molybdotransferase Glp: protein MIEKRNPIPVSDAIQRVINHVQPLPIKKIELEKASGCILREPIIATHAVPPFNRSAYDGYAIRAEDSTGASPHHPIAFHVVGEIGAGQVPEVPIGKNEAYRIMTGAILPEQADAIVMLEKTTKTNDGFTVLESLQPGDHVSFKGEDAKKGEVLIEPGTKIHPGTIALLATFGYANVNVSEKPIAGVLATGTELLDVTESLQPGKIRNSNGPMIQAQLDRLGISCRSYGMLPDDLDACMEVMEQALQETDVVITTGGVSVGDYDYLPALYKRLGAKVLFDKVMMRPGSVTTVAALGDKLLFGLSGNPSACFTGFELFARPAIMTMMGSKEPYLAHIHATLGEDFTKNNPFTRFIRGIWKMTKQGVIAIPAGFNKSNAVSSIARGNCLIVLPSGSSGYRKGMQVDILLLGVDQGEEKWRL from the coding sequence ATGATAGAAAAAAGAAATCCAATACCTGTGTCAGATGCAATCCAACGTGTAATAAATCATGTTCAGCCATTACCAATCAAGAAAATAGAACTTGAAAAAGCAAGTGGGTGTATATTGAGAGAGCCCATTATTGCAACTCACGCTGTGCCACCGTTTAACCGTTCCGCGTACGATGGATATGCGATTCGGGCAGAAGATTCCACTGGAGCGTCACCGCATCATCCAATTGCCTTTCATGTTGTTGGAGAAATCGGTGCTGGACAAGTGCCAGAAGTTCCAATTGGCAAAAATGAAGCCTATCGAATTATGACTGGTGCTATTTTACCAGAACAGGCAGATGCAATTGTGATGCTCGAGAAGACGACAAAGACAAACGATGGCTTCACGGTGCTAGAGTCACTTCAGCCTGGTGATCATGTCTCTTTTAAGGGAGAAGATGCTAAAAAAGGTGAGGTGCTTATAGAGCCAGGTACGAAAATTCATCCAGGAACAATCGCTTTATTAGCAACATTTGGATATGCTAATGTAAATGTTTCTGAAAAACCGATTGCAGGGGTGCTTGCTACTGGAACGGAGTTGCTGGATGTAACCGAATCATTACAACCAGGAAAGATCCGTAATTCCAATGGTCCGATGATTCAAGCGCAATTAGATAGATTAGGTATTTCATGTCGTTCTTATGGTATGTTACCAGATGATTTAGATGCATGTATGGAAGTAATGGAACAGGCATTGCAGGAAACAGATGTGGTTATTACGACTGGTGGGGTTTCGGTTGGTGATTATGATTATTTACCCGCTCTTTATAAACGGCTAGGGGCTAAGGTGCTATTTGATAAAGTGATGATGCGGCCTGGAAGTGTAACGACAGTAGCTGCCTTAGGTGATAAACTTCTATTCGGTTTATCTGGAAACCCTTCTGCTTGTTTTACTGGATTTGAATTATTTGCTCGCCCAGCGATAATGACCATGATGGGAAGTAAGGAGCCATACTTAGCCCATATCCATGCAACGTTAGGTGAAGATTTTACTAAAAATAATCCGTTCACTCGGTTCATACGTGGCATTTGGAAAATGACGAAACAGGGTGTGATAGCAATTCCTGCTGGCTTTAATAAATCCAATGCGGTCTCTTCTATCGCTCGAGGAAACTGTCTCATTGTTTTGCCTAGCGGTTCTAGCGGATATCGAAAGGGCATGCAAGTTGATATTTTGCTTTTAGGTGTGGACCAAGGGGAGGAAAAGTGGCGACTATGA
- a CDS encoding DUF4870 domain-containing protein: MKPNNILSSLCYFSVFFAPFLFPIIVYFLADTNVKQHAKRALGMHLVPFITIVGLIIAFVTAGVSNMNETISGGLMLITGILAVIINIYYFILNLISGVKVLNEN, translated from the coding sequence ATGAAACCTAATAATATTTTATCCTCTCTTTGTTATTTTAGTGTATTTTTTGCTCCGTTTCTTTTTCCTATTATTGTCTATTTCTTAGCTGATACAAACGTTAAGCAACATGCGAAAAGAGCTTTAGGAATGCATCTTGTTCCGTTTATAACTATTGTGGGATTAATTATTGCTTTTGTAACGGCAGGTGTTAGTAACATGAATGAAACCATAAGTGGTGGTTTGATGCTTATAACCGGTATACTAGCCGTTATTATAAACATATATTATTTTATTCTTAATTTGATTAGCGGTGTTAAAGTATTAAATGAAAATTGA
- a CDS encoding L-lactate MFS transporter — translation MNKVKNRWLIATAAVGIHISIGSAYAWSVFTKPMVAQYGWETTEISLAFSIAIFCLGFSAAFMGRFVEKQGPRKSGMLAALFFGIGVAGSGLATTYESLYMLYLFYGIIGGIGLGIGYIAPVSTLVKWFHDRRGLATGLAIMGFGFAALLSGPAAAAFIHSIGISNTFYLLGAIYFIVMTLSAQYLAPPPEGWAPKGFVNNQQHGKKQIKQDLSELTANEAIKTRRFWMLWFMLFINVTCGIAIISVASPMAQEIAKMSALAAAAMVGIMGLFNGGGRLGWASLSDYIGRPNVYTVFFIIQVIAFFMLPFADNAILFQVLIFAILTCYGGGFASIPAYIGDMFGTKQLGAIHGYILTAWAMAGIAGPLLLSLIYDTTKSYNLTMIIFGGLFMFALFISIWIRADIRKLKRQLQYEKSRHTSLVSDMQ, via the coding sequence ATGAACAAGGTCAAAAACCGATGGCTTATTGCAACTGCAGCTGTTGGTATACATATTTCCATCGGTTCCGCTTATGCGTGGAGTGTATTTACGAAACCGATGGTAGCTCAATATGGATGGGAAACGACAGAAATTTCCCTCGCTTTTAGTATCGCTATTTTCTGCCTAGGGTTTTCAGCTGCATTTATGGGACGTTTTGTAGAAAAACAAGGACCTCGTAAATCCGGGATGCTCGCAGCACTTTTTTTTGGTATCGGTGTAGCTGGTTCAGGTCTCGCAACGACTTATGAATCATTGTATATGCTTTATCTTTTTTATGGAATTATCGGTGGAATTGGCTTAGGAATCGGCTATATTGCTCCTGTATCTACGCTCGTTAAATGGTTTCATGATCGCCGCGGATTAGCAACAGGACTTGCAATTATGGGTTTTGGGTTTGCAGCTTTACTTAGTGGACCTGCAGCTGCTGCTTTCATTCATTCAATTGGAATTTCAAATACGTTTTACCTGCTTGGCGCCATTTACTTTATCGTTATGACCCTATCCGCCCAGTATCTCGCTCCCCCTCCTGAAGGTTGGGCACCAAAAGGCTTTGTCAACAACCAACAACATGGTAAAAAACAAATAAAACAAGATTTATCAGAGCTCACTGCAAATGAAGCAATTAAGACCCGTCGCTTCTGGATGTTATGGTTCATGTTATTTATTAATGTAACTTGTGGAATTGCGATTATTTCTGTCGCTTCACCAATGGCACAGGAAATTGCCAAAATGTCTGCACTAGCTGCTGCTGCCATGGTCGGTATTATGGGTCTTTTTAATGGTGGAGGAAGACTCGGGTGGGCATCGCTATCTGATTATATTGGTCGTCCAAATGTGTATACTGTCTTTTTCATCATTCAAGTGATTGCATTTTTCATGTTGCCATTTGCCGACAATGCAATTTTATTTCAGGTGCTCATCTTTGCGATTTTAACTTGTTATGGAGGCGGATTTGCATCCATCCCTGCCTACATCGGTGATATGTTTGGAACGAAACAACTTGGTGCTATTCACGGCTATATATTAACTGCTTGGGCGATGGCTGGCATAGCAGGTCCTCTCTTGCTCTCCCTTATTTATGATACAACAAAAAGCTACAATTTAACGATGATCATTTTTGGCGGGTTATTTATGTTTGCACTCTTTATTTCTATTTGGATTAGGGCAGATATCCGTAAACTTAAACGGCAACTACAGTACGAAAAAAGTCGGCATACTTCTTTAGTTAGTGATATGCAATAA
- a CDS encoding glutaredoxin family protein gives MKATAEVYVTSTCPFCTMMTNYLKENNIPYKTINVQTDREAGQKLVETTGQMGVPQTKINGKWIIGFDPDKVQEALKS, from the coding sequence ATGAAAGCTACAGCAGAAGTATATGTTACGTCAACTTGTCCATTTTGTACGATGATGACAAATTATTTAAAGGAAAATAACATTCCATATAAGACGATAAACGTGCAAACAGATCGAGAGGCTGGACAAAAATTAGTAGAAACAACTGGACAAATGGGAGTACCCCAAACAAAAATTAACGGAAAATGGATTATTGGCTTTGATCCTGACAAAGTTCAAGAAGCACTGAAGAGCTAA
- a CDS encoding thermonuclease family protein → MLGLFIFTDAEELLKEITDSLFAQKLQANEVIVERVVDGDTLVIKESVHPNKPVQLFAKEASSFAKEKLEGEKVKLELGNPETDKYDRLLGYVWIDDVNFNQLLIEEGYARVAYIYEPNTKYLDEFQDAQVEAKEDKVKIWSINCYVTENGFDMSVAE, encoded by the coding sequence TTGTTAGGGTTATTTATTTTCACTGATGCAGAAGAATTACTTAAAGAAATAACGGATTCCTTGTTTGCACAAAAATTACAGGCAAATGAGGTGATAGTCGAGCGAGTAGTTGATGGCGACACGCTCGTTATAAAAGAAAGCGTCCATCCGAACAAGCCTGTACAGCTATTTGCAAAGGAAGCAAGTAGCTTTGCAAAAGAAAAGTTAGAAGGGGAAAAAGTGAAATTAGAGTTAGGCAATCCTGAAACCGATAAGTATGATCGATTGCTTGGTTATGTTTGGATAGATGATGTTAACTTTAACCAGCTACTCATTGAAGAAGGATATGCTCGAGTCGCTTATATCTATGAACCAAATACGAAATACTTAGATGAATTTCAAGATGCGCAAGTAGAGGCAAAAGAGGATAAAGTAAAGATATGGAGCATCAACTGCTACGTGACAGAAAATGGATTCGATATGTCGGTTGCTGAATAA
- a CDS encoding ThiF family adenylyltransferase: MEERYSRQMLFQPIGEKGQAKLAASHVVMIGCGALGTNIAETLIRAGVGKLTIADRDYVEMSNLQRQQMFTEQDAREGTPKVIAAKRVLQEVREDANIQIVLDHVDGPLLEQLVSDADLIMDATDNFETRLLINDVAWKRGLPWIYGACVGSTGVVFPFVPQQTACFRCLLPALPAVTQTCDTAGIIAPAASMVAANQSTEALKWLTGNSKKLRSKLFHFDIWNNSFMEVGISRMKKEACPTCSHQATYPALEKQEETNFAVLCGRDTVQVIPIAKRQLAISDGEQVVKRLGVKHRITDFFIEFYIQSYRCILFQNGRMFIHGLKDISQGRKLYHQLFG, from the coding sequence ATGGAAGAAAGATATTCTCGACAAATGCTATTTCAACCAATCGGAGAAAAAGGTCAAGCAAAATTAGCCGCTTCTCATGTTGTTATGATTGGTTGCGGAGCACTAGGAACAAACATAGCAGAAACGTTAATCCGTGCTGGAGTTGGGAAGCTGACGATTGCAGATCGTGATTACGTGGAAATGTCCAATTTACAGCGCCAGCAAATGTTCACGGAACAAGACGCTCGGGAAGGAACACCGAAAGTAATAGCTGCCAAGCGAGTGTTACAGGAAGTTCGAGAAGATGCTAATATTCAAATTGTTCTCGATCATGTTGACGGTCCTTTGCTTGAGCAGCTTGTCTCAGATGCCGATTTAATCATGGATGCGACGGATAATTTTGAAACCCGGCTATTAATCAATGATGTCGCTTGGAAGCGTGGATTGCCGTGGATATACGGTGCGTGTGTGGGGAGTACAGGAGTAGTGTTTCCGTTTGTGCCACAACAGACAGCTTGCTTTCGTTGTTTGTTACCAGCTCTTCCGGCCGTCACACAAACGTGTGATACGGCTGGAATTATCGCTCCTGCTGCTAGTATGGTAGCAGCTAACCAAAGTACAGAAGCTTTGAAATGGTTGACTGGAAATAGCAAGAAATTGCGGTCGAAATTGTTTCACTTTGATATTTGGAATAACTCATTTATGGAAGTGGGAATTTCCCGTATGAAAAAGGAAGCTTGTCCGACGTGTTCGCATCAAGCCACCTATCCTGCGCTTGAGAAGCAAGAAGAAACAAACTTTGCTGTATTATGTGGACGAGATACGGTCCAAGTCATTCCTATTGCGAAACGACAGCTCGCTATCTCTGATGGCGAACAAGTAGTAAAAAGACTAGGTGTCAAGCATCGGATTACAGACTTTTTTATAGAATTTTACATTCAATCGTATCGTTGTATCTTATTTCAAAACGGCAGAATGTTTATTCATGGATTAAAAGATATATCCCAAGGAAGGAAACTGTATCATCAGTTATTTGGGTGA
- the mobB gene encoding molybdopterin-guanine dinucleotide biosynthesis protein B, whose amino-acid sequence MKTLHVVGFKNSGKTTLVSRWISFLKERGFSVSAIKQHGHHGKHGSLKMPDENTDSMRFFQSGADMSIVSGGGAVQMMLNDTPDFERLKKLATIDQPDILLIEGFKEESGPKVVLVKNEADWDSLKQLQDIELVVGLKNKPISFPQIGSREEEQALNNWLWNWLGGDLS is encoded by the coding sequence ATGAAGACGTTGCATGTAGTAGGATTTAAAAATAGTGGCAAGACCACCTTAGTATCGCGCTGGATAAGTTTTTTGAAGGAAAGAGGATTTTCTGTTTCGGCGATCAAACAGCACGGTCATCACGGGAAACATGGAAGTTTAAAAATGCCAGATGAAAATACGGATTCGATGCGATTTTTCCAAAGTGGTGCTGATATGTCGATTGTTTCTGGTGGCGGTGCTGTACAAATGATGTTAAATGATACCCCTGATTTTGAGCGCTTGAAAAAGCTTGCCACGATCGACCAGCCAGACATATTATTGATCGAAGGATTTAAAGAAGAAAGCGGTCCAAAAGTTGTCTTAGTGAAAAATGAAGCGGACTGGGATTCATTGAAACAATTACAGGATATTGAATTAGTAGTCGGTTTAAAAAATAAACCTATTTCCTTTCCACAGATCGGTTCTCGTGAGGAAGAGCAAGCTTTAAATAACTGGTTATGGAATTGGCTAGGAGGAGATTTATCGTGA
- a CDS encoding Dps family protein: MNQQLVDALNKQLANWNILYTKLHHYHWYVDGAHFFTLHEKFEEYYDEAAGYIDEIAERVLTIKGKPLSSLKAYLEVATINEAEGKESDHEMVTQLAKDFQQIVNESNEIIEAAEEAQDQPTSDLFIGIKASLEKHIWMLDAFNAKQ, from the coding sequence ATGAACCAACAATTAGTAGATGCATTAAACAAACAATTAGCCAACTGGAATATCCTTTATACGAAGCTTCATCACTATCATTGGTATGTAGATGGGGCACATTTTTTCACATTACACGAAAAATTTGAAGAATACTATGATGAAGCTGCAGGTTATATTGATGAAATTGCGGAACGGGTGTTAACCATTAAAGGGAAACCACTTTCTTCATTAAAAGCTTATCTTGAAGTAGCTACAATTAATGAAGCAGAAGGTAAAGAATCGGATCATGAAATGGTTACTCAGCTAGCAAAAGATTTTCAACAAATCGTAAATGAATCCAATGAAATCATTGAAGCTGCTGAAGAAGCACAAGACCAACCAACGAGCGACTTATTTATTGGTATTAAAGCTTCTTTGGAAAAACACATCTGGATGTTAGATGCTTTTAATGCAAAGCAATAA